One Tenrec ecaudatus isolate mTenEca1 chromosome 12, mTenEca1.hap1, whole genome shotgun sequence DNA segment encodes these proteins:
- the HSPB1 gene encoding heat shock protein beta-1, with protein sequence MTERRVPFSLLRNPSWDPFRDWYPAHSRLFDQAFGMPRLPEEWSQWLGHSGWPGYVRPLPAAPLEGAAPVAVAAPAYGRALSRQLSSGVSEIRHTADRWRVSLDVNHFAPEELTVKTKDGVVEISGKHEERQDEHGFISRCFTRKYSLPPGVDPTLVSSSLSPEGTLTVEAPMPKPAIQSAEVTIPVTFESRAQLRGPEAEKSEQPGAK encoded by the exons ATGACGGAACGCCGCGTGCCCTTCTCGCTGCTGCGCAACCCCAGCTGGGACCCCTTCCGCGACTGGTACCCGGCGCACAGCCGCCTCTTCGACCAGGCCTTCGGGATGCCCCGGCTGCCCGAGGAGTGGTCGCAGTGGCTCGGCCACAGCGGCTGGCCCGGCTACGTGCGGCCGCTGCCCGCGGCCCCGCTCGAGGGCGCCGCGCCGGTGGCCGTGGCCGCGCCCGCCTACGGCCGCGCCCTCAGCCGGCAGCTCAGCAGCGGCGTCTCCGAGATCCGCCACACGGCTGACCGCTGGCGGGTGTCCCTGGACGTCAACCACTTCGCCCCCGAGGAGCTGACGGTCAAGACCAAGGACGGCGTGGTGGAGATCTCCG GCAAGCACGAAGAGCGGCAGGACGAACACGGCTTCATCTCCAGGTGCTTCACCCGGAAATACTC GCTGCCCCCCGGTGTGGACCCCACCCTGGTCTCCTCCTCCCTGTCCCCTGAGGGCACCCTCACCGTGGAGGCCCCGATGCCCAAGCCAGCCATCCAGTCGGCCGAGGTCACCATCCCGGTCACCTTCGAGTCGCGCGCCCAGCTGCGGGGCCCAGAAGCAGAGAAGTCAGAGCAGCCTGGAGCCAAGTAA